One Leclercia pneumoniae genomic region harbors:
- a CDS encoding DUF3313 domain-containing protein produces the protein MRTKTLFKVAALSGLLMLTGCASKVAEPNQYSGFLKDYSGLQQTTSASGKPTLRWVDPAYDKSKYDSIIWTPITYYPTPKPTTQVGQRALDDILAYTNTKMKTAIGQRKPIVTKPGAHSLIFRGAITGVSSQKEGLQFYEVVPVALVIAGTQMASGHRTMDTHLFFEGELIDAQTNKPVIKVVRMGEGKELNNEKSPMTLATLKQVVDDMATDATMFDVHKTMK, from the coding sequence ATGCGTACCAAAACTTTATTCAAAGTTGCAGCGCTCTCTGGCCTGCTCATGTTGACAGGTTGTGCATCAAAAGTGGCAGAACCTAATCAATATTCAGGCTTTTTAAAAGACTACTCCGGCCTTCAGCAAACCACCTCCGCATCGGGTAAACCCACCCTGCGCTGGGTCGATCCTGCTTACGACAAATCTAAATATGACAGCATTATCTGGACGCCAATCACCTATTATCCAACGCCAAAACCCACCACGCAGGTAGGTCAACGCGCGCTGGATGATATTCTGGCGTATACCAATACCAAAATGAAAACGGCAATTGGTCAGCGGAAACCTATTGTGACCAAGCCTGGCGCGCATAGTCTGATCTTCCGCGGCGCCATTACCGGTGTTAGCTCGCAGAAAGAGGGGCTGCAGTTCTATGAAGTGGTCCCTGTGGCGCTGGTGATTGCCGGTACGCAAATGGCCAGCGGCCACCGCACCATGGATACGCATCTCTTCTTTGAAGGCGAGCTGATTGACGCGCAGACCAATAAACCGGTCATTAAGGTAGTGCGTATGGGCGAGGGTAAAGAGCTCAATAATGAGAAGTCGCCAATGACGCTGGCGACGTTGAAACAGGTGGTGGACGACATGGCGACAGACGCCACCATGTTTGATGTTCACAAAACGATGAAATAA
- a CDS encoding DMT family transporter codes for MNALLYGLVVIIWGTTWIAIYLQQGPVAAPVSIFWRFAVATATIMLVLLALRRLRKIHLRDHLFCLLQGCCVFCFNFWCFYTAASYINTGLESVIFSMAVLYNALNSYLFFGQRPPARFYLAAAMGLLGIITLFWSDLIASGWNAGLLFGIALSALGTYGFSLGNMISLRHQRNGLETMTTNAWAMLYGTLVMGAIALIRGDSFAPEWTLSYMGALLYLALFGSVIAFGAYFTLVGRIGAGKAAYSTLLFPLVALSFSTVYEGYIWHANAIAGLLLILTGNLVMFAKSETWFRRPRLA; via the coding sequence ATGAACGCACTATTATACGGTCTGGTGGTCATCATTTGGGGAACAACCTGGATTGCGATCTATTTACAGCAAGGGCCCGTTGCGGCGCCCGTCTCTATTTTTTGGCGCTTTGCCGTCGCGACCGCCACCATCATGCTCGTTTTGCTGGCGCTGCGACGCCTGCGTAAAATTCACCTGCGCGACCACCTGTTCTGTCTATTACAGGGCTGCTGCGTCTTTTGTTTTAATTTCTGGTGTTTCTATACCGCCGCCTCCTATATCAATACCGGCCTGGAGTCGGTCATTTTCTCAATGGCGGTACTCTATAACGCGCTGAATAGTTATCTGTTTTTTGGTCAGCGCCCGCCTGCACGCTTTTACCTGGCGGCGGCGATGGGCCTGCTCGGTATTATCACCCTCTTCTGGAGCGATCTCATCGCCAGCGGCTGGAATGCAGGTCTCCTCTTCGGTATCGCCCTGTCGGCGCTGGGTACCTACGGTTTCTCGCTGGGGAATATGATCAGTTTACGTCATCAGCGTAACGGGCTCGAGACCATGACCACCAACGCCTGGGCGATGCTGTATGGCACACTGGTTATGGGCGCGATTGCACTCATTCGCGGGGATAGCTTCGCACCCGAGTGGACGCTGAGCTATATGGGCGCGCTGCTTTATCTGGCGCTGTTTGGCTCGGTGATTGCTTTTGGTGCCTATTTCACTCTGGTTGGGCGTATTGGCGCGGGCAAAGCGGCTTACAGCACCTTGCTGTTCCCGCTGGTGGCGTTGTCATTTTCAACGGTCTATGAGGGATATATCTGGCATGCGAATGCGATTGCGGGCTTACTGTTGATCTTAACCGGAAACCTGGTGATGTTTGCGAAATCAGAAACCTGGTTCAGACGCCCACGGCTGGCGTAA
- a CDS encoding helix-turn-helix transcriptional regulator: MAEMYGAFENLRRHKAVLHNAVALNSGIQLAAWSNKRDTITQYCDHHTLSLYVADGYESYHKTSAGWKNGGGPDRFCLMPKESESSWDIRDDLSFVHLYCTDAHLREVGEKIWDKSPYGFTLDENLFGDDEKITALYRHFILGCDWGQKANQLTLSSASTLLLTHLVQHYSNVQWRLPNVTGGLSPFTLRNVLSYIEENLAAALTLADLATQASLSEYHFARMFRQSMQMAPHQYVMQRRMDKARRLVTSTQLPLTEIALACGFSSASHFSNRFRSVMGMTPSQLRAARA, from the coding sequence ATGGCTGAGATGTACGGTGCCTTTGAAAATCTGCGCAGACATAAAGCGGTGCTGCATAACGCTGTTGCGCTCAATTCGGGGATCCAACTGGCGGCCTGGTCCAACAAACGCGATACCATCACCCAGTATTGCGATCACCACACTCTGAGTCTGTACGTGGCCGACGGCTACGAGAGTTACCACAAAACCTCGGCCGGGTGGAAAAACGGCGGCGGGCCGGACCGCTTTTGCCTGATGCCAAAAGAGAGTGAGTCGAGCTGGGATATTCGCGATGACTTATCTTTTGTGCATCTGTATTGCACCGATGCCCATCTGCGCGAGGTGGGTGAAAAGATCTGGGACAAAAGTCCGTATGGCTTTACCCTGGATGAAAACCTGTTTGGTGACGACGAAAAAATTACCGCGCTCTATCGCCACTTCATTCTGGGCTGCGACTGGGGGCAAAAGGCGAATCAGCTAACCCTGAGCAGCGCCTCCACGCTGTTGCTCACCCATCTGGTACAGCATTACAGCAATGTGCAGTGGCGGCTCCCCAACGTCACCGGGGGGTTATCACCTTTTACGCTGCGCAATGTACTCAGTTATATTGAAGAGAACCTGGCTGCCGCATTAACCCTGGCGGATCTGGCTACCCAGGCGAGCCTGAGTGAGTACCACTTCGCGCGCATGTTCCGCCAGTCGATGCAGATGGCACCGCATCAGTATGTGATGCAGCGCCGGATGGATAAGGCCAGAAGGCTGGTCACCTCTACCCAGCTTCCCCTGACGGAGATTGCGCTGGCCTGCGGTTTTAGCTCTGCCAGCCACTTCAGTAATCGCTTTCGCAGCGTTATGGGAATGACGCCCTCGCAACTACGCGCGGCGCGGGCGTAA
- a CDS encoding benzoate/H(+) symporter BenE family transporter: MRAVSLTFPTVLSGFVAVLVGYASSAAIIWQAAAAAGATPTQIAGWMTALGMGMGISTLLLSWWYKAPVLTAWSTPGAALLATSLQGVTLAETIGIFIFANALILLCGVTGLFARLMKIIPHSLAAAMLAGVLLRFGLQAFSNMDGHLVLCGSMLLAWLAAKAVAPRYAIVATLLVGAAVAGLNGDVVTEKLTLTLVMPQFIAPSFTLTTLISIGIPFFLVTMASQNAPGFATLKASGYPVAVSPLIIATGGLALLLAPLGVYSICIAAITAAICQSPDAHPDPDKRWLAAAAAGVFYLLAGVFGGSITGVMAALPLSWIQTLAGLALLGTISGSLYQALHNERERDAAIVTFLLTASGVTLGGIGSAFWGLVAGGVCYLVLLRPRRA, translated from the coding sequence ATGCGGGCCGTTTCTCTCACATTTCCCACGGTGTTATCCGGCTTCGTTGCCGTGCTGGTCGGCTATGCCAGCTCTGCCGCCATCATCTGGCAGGCAGCTGCGGCGGCGGGGGCAACGCCAACGCAAATCGCAGGCTGGATGACCGCACTGGGAATGGGGATGGGGATCAGCACCCTGCTCCTCTCGTGGTGGTATAAAGCCCCGGTGCTCACCGCCTGGTCGACCCCGGGCGCCGCGCTGCTGGCGACCAGCCTGCAGGGGGTGACCTTAGCGGAAACCATCGGCATTTTTATCTTTGCCAATGCGCTCATCTTACTCTGCGGTGTCACCGGATTATTTGCCCGTCTGATGAAAATCATCCCCCACTCGCTGGCCGCCGCCATGCTGGCCGGGGTCCTGCTGCGCTTTGGCCTGCAGGCCTTCAGCAATATGGACGGGCATCTGGTGCTCTGTGGCAGCATGTTGCTGGCGTGGCTGGCGGCAAAGGCTGTGGCTCCACGCTATGCCATTGTCGCTACGCTGCTGGTGGGCGCAGCGGTAGCAGGACTTAATGGTGACGTTGTCACAGAAAAGTTAACTCTGACGCTGGTGATGCCCCAGTTCATTGCCCCCTCTTTCACGCTGACAACCTTGATCAGCATCGGAATCCCTTTTTTCCTTGTGACCATGGCCTCGCAGAACGCGCCGGGGTTCGCCACCCTGAAAGCATCTGGATACCCGGTTGCCGTCTCGCCGCTAATCATTGCCACCGGCGGCCTGGCGTTGCTGCTCGCACCCTTGGGCGTCTACTCGATTTGCATTGCCGCGATCACCGCCGCGATCTGTCAAAGTCCGGATGCCCATCCCGATCCTGACAAACGCTGGCTGGCCGCCGCTGCCGCAGGCGTTTTTTATCTGCTGGCGGGGGTGTTCGGCGGGTCGATCACCGGCGTCATGGCGGCGCTGCCGCTAAGCTGGATCCAGACGCTGGCTGGGCTGGCGCTGCTGGGCACCATTAGCGGGAGCCTCTATCAGGCCCTGCACAACGAGCGGGAACGTGATGCGGCTATCGTGACCTTTCTGCTAACGGCAAGCGGCGTCACGCTGGGCGGTATTGGTTCGGCGTTCTGGGGGCTGGTGGCAGGCGGGGTGTGTTATCTGGTGCTGTTACGCCCGCGCCGCGCGTAG
- a CDS encoding helix-turn-helix domain-containing protein gives MDITQHLATTLKTLRQARGWSLSRLAEETGVSKAMLGQVERNESSPTVSTLWKIATGLNVPFSTFISPEAEAQPVFDPQHQAMVIKPLFPWDDELKYDHFSITLAPGACSESTPHEAGVVEHVVVISGELEMKIDGEWRRILPDTGVRFAGDKPHAYRNSSEQQVHFHSLIHYPR, from the coding sequence ATGGACATCACGCAACATCTTGCTACAACACTGAAAACATTACGCCAGGCGCGAGGCTGGAGTCTCTCCAGACTGGCGGAAGAGACCGGCGTATCGAAGGCGATGCTCGGTCAGGTGGAGCGCAACGAATCCAGTCCGACGGTCTCGACCCTGTGGAAAATCGCCACCGGCCTGAATGTCCCGTTTTCGACTTTTATTAGCCCGGAGGCCGAAGCGCAGCCGGTATTCGACCCACAGCACCAGGCGATGGTGATTAAACCGTTGTTTCCCTGGGATGATGAACTGAAATATGACCACTTTTCCATCACCCTGGCCCCGGGCGCCTGCAGTGAATCCACGCCGCATGAGGCGGGCGTAGTGGAGCATGTTGTGGTGATCAGCGGCGAACTGGAGATGAAAATCGACGGCGAATGGCGGCGTATTCTCCCGGATACCGGCGTCCGTTTTGCGGGCGATAAACCGCACGCCTACCGCAACAGCAGCGAGCAGCAGGTGCACTTTCACTCGCTTATCCATTATCCCCGCTAA
- a CDS encoding peptidase U32 family protein, producing MRLQSHHLELLSPARDAAIAREAILHGADAVYIGGPGFGARHNASNSLRDIAELVPFAHRYGAKVFVTLNTILHDDELEPAQRMIADLYQTGVDALIVQDMGVMELDIPPIELHASTQCDIRSVEKAKFLSDAGFSQIVLARELNLNQIREIHQATDATIEFFIHGALCVAYSGQCNISHAQTGRSANRGDCSQACRLPYTLKDDQGRVVAFEKHLLSMKDNDQTANLAALIDAGVRSFKIEGRYKDMSYVKNITAHYRQMLDAIIDDRGDLARASSGRTEHFFIPSTDKTFHRGSTDYFVNARKGDIGAFDSPKFIGLPVGEVLKVSKQHLDVEVTEPLANGDGLNVMIKREVVGFRANTVEKTGENRYRVWPNEMPADLHKIRPNTPLNRNLDHNWQQALLKTSSERRVAVDIELGGWEEQLILTMTSEEGVTVTHTLDGQFDVATHREKALSNLKDGVAKLGQTIYYARNIEINLADALFVPNSLLNQFRRETADKLDAARLASYPRGSRKPVSVPPPVYPDTHLSFLANVYNHKARAFYQRYGVELIDAAYEAHEEKGDVPVMITKHCLRFAFNLCPKQAKGNIKSWKATPMQLVNGDEVLTLKFDCRPCEMHVIGKMKNHIFTMPQPGSIVASVSPDELMKTLPKRKGV from the coding sequence ATGCGCCTGCAATCCCATCATCTTGAACTTTTGAGCCCGGCTCGTGACGCCGCTATTGCCCGTGAAGCGATTCTTCACGGTGCCGATGCGGTCTATATCGGCGGCCCGGGTTTTGGCGCTCGCCATAATGCCAGCAACAGCCTGCGCGATATCGCCGAGCTGGTGCCATTCGCCCATCGCTACGGGGCGAAGGTGTTTGTGACCCTGAACACCATACTTCATGATGATGAGCTGGAGCCGGCGCAACGCATGATCGCCGACCTGTACCAGACCGGCGTGGATGCGCTGATTGTGCAGGATATGGGCGTAATGGAACTGGATATCCCGCCGATTGAACTGCATGCCAGTACCCAGTGCGACATCCGTAGCGTCGAAAAAGCGAAATTTCTCTCTGATGCCGGCTTTAGCCAGATTGTCCTGGCGCGCGAGCTGAACCTGAATCAGATCCGTGAGATCCACCAGGCCACCGACGCCACCATTGAATTCTTTATTCACGGTGCCCTCTGCGTGGCCTATTCAGGTCAGTGCAACATCTCCCACGCGCAGACCGGGCGCAGCGCCAACCGGGGTGACTGCTCGCAAGCCTGCCGCCTGCCGTATACCCTGAAAGACGATCAGGGGCGCGTTGTTGCCTTTGAAAAGCATCTGCTGTCGATGAAAGATAACGACCAGACGGCAAACCTGGCGGCGCTGATCGACGCGGGGGTGCGCTCCTTCAAAATTGAAGGGCGCTACAAAGACATGAGCTACGTTAAGAATATCACCGCGCACTATCGTCAGATGCTCGACGCCATTATTGACGATCGCGGCGATCTGGCGCGCGCCTCGTCCGGCCGTACCGAGCACTTCTTTATTCCTTCTACCGATAAGACGTTCCACCGCGGTAGCACAGACTACTTCGTGAATGCGCGCAAAGGTGATATCGGCGCGTTTGACTCGCCGAAATTTATCGGCCTGCCGGTGGGTGAGGTGCTGAAGGTATCGAAACAACACCTGGACGTGGAAGTGACCGAGCCGCTGGCGAACGGCGATGGTCTGAATGTGATGATCAAACGTGAAGTCGTGGGCTTTCGCGCTAATACGGTGGAAAAAACGGGTGAAAACCGCTATCGCGTCTGGCCGAATGAAATGCCGGCCGATCTGCACAAAATCCGTCCGAATACCCCGTTAAACCGTAACCTGGACCATAACTGGCAGCAGGCGCTGCTGAAAACCTCCAGCGAGCGCCGCGTGGCGGTGGATATTGAACTGGGCGGCTGGGAAGAACAGTTGATTCTGACTATGACCAGCGAAGAGGGGGTGACTGTTACCCATACGCTGGACGGGCAGTTCGATGTGGCAACCCATCGCGAGAAGGCGCTGAGCAACCTTAAGGATGGCGTGGCGAAACTGGGCCAGACTATCTACTACGCGCGCAATATCGAGATCAACCTGGCGGATGCCCTTTTTGTGCCTAACAGCCTGCTGAACCAGTTCCGCCGTGAGACGGCAGATAAGCTCGACGCGGCGCGTCTGGCAAGCTACCCCCGCGGCAGCCGTAAGCCCGTCTCGGTGCCGCCGCCGGTCTATCCGGATACCCATCTCAGCTTCCTGGCTAACGTCTATAACCACAAGGCGCGGGCATTTTATCAGCGTTATGGCGTTGAGCTAATTGACGCAGCCTATGAGGCGCATGAAGAGAAGGGCGACGTGCCGGTGATGATCACCAAGCACTGCCTGCGTTTTGCCTTTAACCTCTGCCCGAAACAGGCGAAGGGCAATATCAAGAGCTGGAAAGCGACCCCGATGCAGCTGGTGAATGGCGACGAGGTTCTGACCCTGAAGTTCGACTGCCGCCCCTGCGAGATGCACGTGATCGGCAAAATGAAGAATCACATCTTCACAATGCCGCAGCCGGGCAGCATTGTGGCCTCAGTCAGCCCGGACGAGTTGATGAAAACCCTGCCGAAACGCAAGGGCGTGTAA
- a CDS encoding DUF2554 family protein — protein MYTKTLSIVMLTCALFSGQLMAGHKGHEYYWVKSVEHQLRNEADSDELRAVAQESAEGLREHQHWQKSRKPDTHFR, from the coding sequence ATGTATACAAAAACGTTATCGATTGTGATGCTGACCTGCGCCCTCTTCTCCGGCCAGTTAATGGCCGGGCATAAAGGGCATGAGTATTATTGGGTAAAGAGTGTCGAACATCAGCTGCGTAATGAAGCCGACAGCGATGAACTACGGGCCGTGGCACAAGAGTCTGCCGAGGGGCTGCGCGAACATCAGCACTGGCAGAAGTCACGCAAACCCGACACCCATTTTCGTTAA
- a CDS encoding DUF2474 domain-containing protein: MQQSVWKRLFWLAVIWGGSVLALVLVGMFFRLLMTAAGFKSH; this comes from the coding sequence ATGCAGCAATCTGTCTGGAAACGCCTGTTCTGGCTGGCCGTTATCTGGGGTGGCAGCGTACTGGCACTGGTGCTGGTGGGGATGTTTTTCCGCCTGCTGATGACTGCCGCCGGATTCAAATCGCACTGA
- the cydB gene encoding cytochrome d ubiquinol oxidase subunit II: MGIDLSLIWFVIIVFATLMYIVMDGFDLGIGILFPAVRDPDDRDVMVNTVAPVWDGNETWLVLGGAALFGAFPLAYAVIIDALTIPLTLMLIGLIFRGVAFEFRFKAPPAHRPFWDKAFIGGSLLATFTQGIVVGAVINGFPVTHRAYSGGPFDWFTPFNLFCGLGLIVAYALLGASWLVMKSENPLQQRMRQLSRRLLMALLGVIAIISLWTPLAHAAIADRWFTLPNLFFLLPVPVLVAALSLWQWRCLHNPRSHTLPFVLTLGLVFLGFSGLGISIWPHLIPPSITLWQAAAPAQSQGFMLVGALLIIPIILVYTFWSYYVFRGKVQPGEGYH, translated from the coding sequence ATGGGTATCGATCTCTCCCTGATCTGGTTTGTCATTATCGTCTTTGCCACCCTGATGTATATCGTGATGGATGGCTTTGACCTGGGGATTGGCATTCTTTTTCCCGCCGTGCGCGATCCGGACGATCGCGACGTGATGGTCAACACCGTCGCCCCGGTCTGGGATGGCAATGAAACCTGGCTGGTCCTCGGCGGTGCTGCGCTGTTTGGTGCTTTCCCGCTGGCCTACGCGGTCATCATCGATGCGCTCACCATTCCTTTGACGCTGATGCTCATCGGGCTGATTTTTCGCGGTGTGGCCTTTGAGTTTCGGTTTAAAGCGCCCCCTGCCCACCGGCCATTCTGGGATAAAGCCTTTATCGGCGGTTCGCTGCTTGCCACTTTCACCCAGGGGATTGTGGTCGGCGCGGTAATCAATGGCTTTCCGGTTACCCATCGCGCCTACAGCGGCGGCCCCTTTGACTGGTTCACCCCTTTTAATCTTTTCTGCGGTCTGGGGCTAATAGTGGCGTATGCGTTGTTAGGTGCCAGCTGGCTGGTGATGAAAAGTGAAAACCCGCTGCAGCAACGGATGCGGCAGCTCTCCAGACGCCTGCTGATGGCGCTGCTGGGGGTGATCGCTATCATCAGTCTCTGGACCCCGCTGGCACACGCGGCCATTGCTGACCGCTGGTTTACGCTACCGAATCTTTTCTTCCTGCTGCCCGTGCCGGTGTTAGTGGCGGCGCTGAGCCTCTGGCAATGGCGCTGCCTGCATAATCCGCGCAGCCATACGCTGCCGTTCGTCCTGACCTTAGGGCTGGTCTTTCTCGGCTTCAGTGGGCTTGGGATCAGCATCTGGCCACATCTCATTCCGCCTTCTATCACTCTCTGGCAGGCCGCCGCGCCGGCGCAAAGCCAGGGCTTTATGCTGGTGGGGGCGCTCCTCATTATCCCGATAATCCTTGTCTACACTTTCTGGAGCTACTACGTATTTCGTGGGAAGGTACAACCCGGGGAGGGATATCACTGA
- a CDS encoding cytochrome ubiquinol oxidase subunit I produces MFGLDAFHLARIQFAFTVSFHIIFPAITIGLASYLAVLEGLWLKTKNPVWRSLYHFWSKIFAVNFGMGVVSGLVMAYQFGTNWSGFSQFAGSITGPLLTYEVLTAFFLEAGFLGVMLFGWKKVGPGLHFFSTCMVALGTLISTFWILASNSWMQTPQGHEIINGVVVPVDWFAVVFNPSFPYRLLHMSIAAFLSSALFVGASAAWHLLRGNNTPAIRKMFSMALWMTLIVAPLQAMIGDMHGLNTLKYQPAKIAAIEGHWENLPGEPTPLLLFGLPDMEQERTRYGLAIPALGSLSLTHSLDKQVPALKEFPKADRPNSTLVFWSFRIMAGLGMLMLTLGAIALWLRYRKRLYQSRPFLWFALLMGPSGLIAILAGWVTTEVGRQPWVVYGLQRTEDAVSAHGDLHMSVSLLAFILVYTSVFGVGYSYMVRLIKKGPQDDETFPSETDGRPARPLSAASTAFDTKETP; encoded by the coding sequence ATGTTTGGTTTAGATGCGTTTCACCTGGCAAGGATCCAGTTTGCTTTTACGGTCTCCTTCCACATTATTTTCCCGGCGATCACCATCGGGCTCGCCAGCTATCTGGCGGTTCTGGAGGGATTATGGCTAAAAACCAAAAATCCGGTCTGGCGCTCGCTTTATCATTTCTGGTCGAAGATCTTTGCCGTTAATTTTGGCATGGGCGTGGTCTCCGGCCTGGTCATGGCTTATCAGTTTGGCACTAACTGGAGCGGCTTTTCTCAGTTCGCTGGCAGTATTACCGGCCCCCTCCTCACTTATGAAGTGCTGACTGCCTTCTTCCTCGAAGCCGGGTTCCTCGGGGTGATGCTCTTTGGCTGGAAGAAAGTCGGGCCTGGGCTGCACTTTTTCTCAACCTGTATGGTGGCGCTGGGCACGCTGATCTCCACCTTCTGGATCCTCGCCTCCAACAGCTGGATGCAGACGCCGCAGGGCCATGAAATCATCAACGGCGTGGTCGTTCCGGTAGACTGGTTCGCCGTCGTATTTAACCCCTCTTTCCCCTATCGCCTGCTACACATGTCGATTGCCGCCTTCCTGAGCAGCGCGCTATTCGTGGGTGCTTCGGCGGCCTGGCATCTGCTGCGCGGCAATAACACGCCGGCGATTCGCAAAATGTTCTCCATGGCACTGTGGATGACGCTCATTGTCGCTCCGCTGCAGGCCATGATTGGCGATATGCACGGTCTCAACACCCTGAAATATCAGCCTGCGAAAATAGCCGCTATCGAAGGACACTGGGAAAACCTGCCAGGCGAACCGACGCCACTGCTGCTGTTTGGTCTGCCCGATATGGAGCAGGAGCGCACCCGCTATGGTCTGGCGATCCCAGCCCTGGGCAGCCTGAGCCTGACCCACAGTCTGGATAAGCAAGTTCCGGCCCTGAAAGAGTTCCCGAAAGCGGATCGTCCTAATTCCACCCTGGTGTTCTGGTCATTTCGCATCATGGCCGGGCTGGGCATGTTAATGCTCACCCTCGGTGCCATCGCCCTGTGGCTGCGCTACCGAAAACGGCTTTATCAATCCCGGCCATTCCTGTGGTTTGCCTTGCTGATGGGGCCGTCAGGCCTGATCGCCATCCTGGCCGGTTGGGTGACGACTGAGGTTGGCCGTCAACCCTGGGTGGTGTATGGCCTGCAGCGCACCGAAGATGCGGTCTCTGCACATGGCGACCTGCATATGAGCGTCAGCCTGCTGGCCTTTATCCTCGTCTACACCTCGGTGTTTGGCGTGGGTTACAGCTACATGGTACGCCTGATCAAAAAAGGGCCGCAGGATGACGAAACCTTCCCGAGCGAAACCGATGGCCGCCCCGCGCGTCCGCTTTCAGCCGCCAGTACAGCATTTGATACAAAGGAGACACCATAA
- a CDS encoding LLM class flavin-dependent oxidoreductase, which yields MKKIGFLSFGHWTPSPQSGTRSAADALLQSIDLAVAAEELGADGAYFRVHHFARQLASPFPLLAAIGAKTQRIEIGTGVIDMRYENPLYMAEDAGAADLISGGRLQLGISRGSPEQVIDGWRYFGYVPAEGENESDMARHHTEVLLDVLRGEGFAKPNPQPMFPNPPGLLRLEPHSEGLRERIWWGAGSNATAEWAAKLGMNLQSSTLKDDETGEPFHIQQAKQIRAYREAWAAAGHTRTPRVSVSRSIFALMNQQDRAYFGASRNESDSVGYLDEKTRAIFGRSYAAEPDKLIEQLKQDEAIAEADTLLLTVPNQLGVEYNVHVIESILKHVAPGMGWRD from the coding sequence ATGAAAAAGATTGGATTTTTGTCTTTTGGTCACTGGACTCCCTCTCCGCAGTCCGGTACCCGCTCTGCCGCCGACGCGCTGTTGCAGTCCATCGATCTGGCTGTCGCAGCGGAGGAACTGGGAGCCGATGGCGCCTATTTCCGGGTGCATCATTTTGCCCGTCAGCTCGCCTCCCCCTTCCCGCTGCTGGCTGCAATTGGCGCAAAGACCCAGCGAATCGAGATAGGTACCGGCGTTATCGACATGCGCTATGAAAATCCCCTCTATATGGCGGAGGATGCGGGTGCGGCCGATCTCATTTCGGGTGGGCGGCTTCAGTTAGGTATCAGCCGTGGATCTCCGGAACAGGTCATAGATGGCTGGCGCTACTTTGGCTATGTCCCTGCCGAAGGCGAGAACGAGTCAGACATGGCGCGTCATCATACCGAGGTGCTGCTGGATGTCCTGCGTGGAGAGGGCTTTGCGAAGCCAAATCCGCAGCCGATGTTCCCTAACCCACCGGGCCTGCTGCGCCTGGAACCCCATTCCGAAGGGTTGCGCGAGCGAATCTGGTGGGGCGCAGGATCGAATGCGACGGCGGAGTGGGCAGCGAAGCTGGGAATGAATCTGCAAAGTTCGACGTTAAAAGACGACGAGACCGGCGAGCCATTCCATATTCAACAGGCAAAACAGATTCGTGCCTACCGCGAGGCCTGGGCTGCAGCCGGCCATACTCGCACGCCGCGCGTCTCGGTTAGCCGCAGTATATTTGCCCTGATGAATCAGCAGGATCGCGCCTATTTCGGTGCCAGCCGCAACGAAAGCGACAGCGTGGGCTATCTGGATGAGAAAACCCGCGCTATTTTCGGACGCAGCTACGCCGCTGAGCCGGATAAGCTGATCGAACAGCTTAAACAGGACGAAGCCATCGCTGAAGCGGATACGTTATTACTGACCGTACCGAATCAGCTGGGCGTGGAGTATAACGTGCATGTTATTGAGTCCATACTGAAGCATGTTGCGCCGGGGATGGGCTGGCGGGATTAA